The following proteins come from a genomic window of Pyxidicoccus sp. MSG2:
- a CDS encoding PH domain-containing protein — MTGRDADVDRGQVFRPRRVLAASMAVAGLLWVGVLLYLFRFDEVPLKTFLSAGFFVLFFGVSLTYYARTRIVVDSGGITYRGMVRTRHFSFSDIRKLDVLPGPVTVYAIRGQWGFVHFTSFFQHHQRLARILVERAGLAPT; from the coding sequence ATGACCGGGCGCGACGCGGATGTGGACCGAGGGCAGGTCTTCAGACCCCGCAGGGTGCTGGCGGCCTCGATGGCCGTGGCGGGGCTACTCTGGGTGGGGGTGCTGCTGTACCTGTTCCGTTTCGACGAGGTACCGCTGAAGACCTTCCTCTCAGCGGGGTTCTTCGTCCTCTTCTTCGGTGTCTCGCTCACCTACTACGCGCGCACACGCATCGTCGTGGACTCGGGGGGCATCACCTACCGGGGCATGGTTCGCACCCGGCATTTCTCGTTCTCGGACATCCGCAAGCTGGACGTGTTGCCCGGCCCGGTGACGGTCTACGCCATCCGTGGCCAGTGGGGCTTCGTCCACTTCACCAGCTTCTTCCAGCACCACCAGCGGCTCGCCCGGATTCTCGTGGAGCGCGCCGGCCTGGCGCCGACGTGA
- a CDS encoding tetratricopeptide repeat protein — MVVVRRFVIAMSATLLLGAAEPSAPARAAFERGEAALSAGRMDEASAAYREALAATPGYAAALNGLGSVLFRKGQVADAIARFREATQADPGLKMAFFNLGYAARKAGDAATAAQAYERYTQLEPNDADGYYGLGESYRQLGQKDKAVAAYQAYIAREKRPGEQVWVRKAREYLAAMGAEPVPAAAAVPAAASTSTQSAAATPAVEMPAPFPESRPASAAAPVVAPERTPNPALAAARIRDGDALMKERRYREAAFAFVDATHADAGHVEALFKLGNAMAVLGYYGQAVEKWERAAKLTQDAAIRQSAQDNVVRARAKMAQAGASPQAAGQPPGSGPVSDTTRAQARRAYEQGVQRIGTRDYGGALTSLTQAIQLEPMLAVAYTARGSANIGLRRYAEAAADYQYALELEPGAASPLYGLAESYRALGRNAEARGLYERYAASSATDVRSQLQEESRQKAAKLR, encoded by the coding sequence ATGGTTGTCGTTCGCAGGTTCGTCATCGCCATGTCCGCGACGTTGCTGCTGGGCGCCGCGGAGCCCTCCGCTCCGGCGCGCGCCGCGTTCGAGCGCGGTGAGGCGGCGCTGTCGGCCGGCAGGATGGACGAGGCGAGCGCGGCCTACCGCGAGGCCCTGGCCGCCACGCCCGGGTACGCCGCGGCGCTCAACGGGCTGGGCAGCGTGCTCTTCCGCAAGGGCCAGGTGGCCGACGCCATCGCCCGCTTCCGCGAGGCCACGCAGGCGGACCCCGGCCTCAAGATGGCGTTCTTCAACCTGGGCTATGCCGCGCGCAAGGCGGGCGACGCCGCCACCGCGGCCCAGGCGTACGAGCGCTACACGCAGCTCGAGCCGAACGACGCGGACGGCTACTACGGGCTCGGCGAGAGCTACCGGCAGCTCGGCCAGAAGGACAAGGCGGTTGCCGCGTACCAGGCGTACATCGCGCGGGAGAAGCGCCCGGGCGAGCAGGTCTGGGTGCGCAAGGCCCGTGAGTACCTCGCGGCCATGGGCGCGGAGCCGGTGCCCGCCGCCGCGGCGGTACCGGCCGCTGCCTCCACCTCCACGCAGTCCGCTGCCGCGACTCCAGCGGTGGAGATGCCGGCGCCGTTCCCGGAGTCCCGGCCCGCCAGTGCTGCCGCCCCGGTGGTCGCGCCGGAGCGCACGCCGAACCCGGCGCTCGCGGCCGCGCGCATCCGGGACGGGGATGCGCTGATGAAGGAGCGCCGCTACCGCGAGGCGGCCTTCGCCTTCGTGGACGCGACGCACGCGGACGCCGGCCATGTGGAGGCCCTCTTCAAGCTGGGCAATGCGATGGCGGTGCTCGGCTACTACGGGCAGGCGGTGGAGAAGTGGGAGCGCGCGGCGAAGCTCACCCAGGACGCCGCCATCCGCCAGAGCGCGCAGGACAACGTGGTCCGGGCGCGGGCGAAGATGGCGCAAGCGGGGGCTTCACCCCAGGCGGCCGGTCAGCCCCCGGGCTCCGGGCCGGTGTCGGACACGACGCGAGCGCAGGCCCGCCGCGCGTACGAGCAGGGCGTGCAGCGCATCGGCACTCGCGACTACGGCGGCGCGCTGACCAGCCTCACGCAGGCCATCCAACTGGAGCCGATGCTGGCGGTCGCCTACACCGCGCGCGGCAGCGCGAACATCGGTCTGCGGCGCTATGCGGAGGCGGCGGCGGACTACCAGTACGCGTTGGAATTGGAGCCCGGCGCGGCCTCGCCGCTGTACGGGCTGGCCGAGTCGTACCGGGCGCTGGGGCGCAACGCGGAGGCGCGGGGCCTCTATGAGCGTTATGCGGCCTCGTCCGCAACCGACGTGCGGTCGCAGCTCCAGGAGGAATCCCGACAGAAGGCCGCGAAGCTGCGTTGA
- a CDS encoding adenylosuccinate synthase: MPNVVVIGAQWGDEGKGKVVDLLTEHAQLVVRFQGGNNAGHTLVVGGQKTVLHLIPSGILHPGKTCVIGNGVVVDPAVLVGEIDALKARGFLKEDSQLIISDNAHVIFPWHKLLDSFREKARGGSAIGTTGRGIGPSYEDKVARRGIRVRDLLNAERLRKRIEERLPQALEELRELCAKAGDPVPQLEVPQVLAEFSALGERLKPYVHDASLFLSEQVRRGARILFEGAQGTLLDVDHGTYPFVTSSNCVAGNAAVGSGLGPTAIDKVMGISKAYTTRVGGGPFPTELNDALGEQLRKVGDEYGATTGRPRRCGWLDGVVLRYAARVNGLWGMALTKLDVLSGLKTLSICTAYELDGQKITELPGDYEDLARVKPIYESLPGWDEKIAGVRTFDELPENAKRYVRRVEEVSGVPVVCVSVGADRGETVLLQNPFRS, translated from the coding sequence ATGCCGAACGTCGTCGTCATCGGAGCGCAGTGGGGAGATGAGGGTAAGGGCAAGGTCGTCGACCTGCTTACCGAGCATGCCCAGTTGGTCGTCCGTTTCCAGGGCGGCAACAACGCGGGCCATACGCTCGTGGTGGGTGGGCAGAAGACGGTGCTGCACCTGATTCCCTCGGGCATCCTCCATCCGGGCAAGACGTGTGTCATTGGCAACGGAGTGGTGGTGGACCCCGCGGTCCTTGTCGGGGAAATCGACGCGCTCAAGGCGCGCGGCTTCCTCAAGGAGGACTCGCAGCTCATCATCTCCGACAATGCCCACGTCATCTTCCCGTGGCACAAGCTGCTGGACAGCTTCCGCGAGAAGGCGCGCGGCGGCAGCGCCATCGGCACCACGGGCCGGGGCATCGGTCCGTCCTACGAGGACAAGGTCGCCCGCCGCGGCATCCGCGTGCGTGATTTGCTCAACGCGGAGCGGCTGCGCAAGCGGATTGAAGAGCGTCTCCCGCAGGCACTGGAAGAGCTGAGGGAGCTGTGCGCGAAGGCCGGAGACCCGGTGCCGCAGCTCGAGGTGCCGCAGGTGCTGGCCGAGTTCTCCGCCCTGGGCGAGCGGCTCAAGCCCTACGTGCACGACGCCTCGCTCTTCCTCTCCGAGCAGGTGCGCCGCGGCGCGCGCATCCTCTTCGAGGGCGCGCAGGGCACGCTGCTGGACGTGGACCACGGCACCTATCCCTTCGTCACCTCGTCCAACTGCGTGGCGGGCAACGCCGCGGTGGGCTCGGGCCTGGGGCCCACGGCCATCGACAAGGTGATGGGCATCAGCAAGGCGTACACCACCCGCGTGGGCGGTGGCCCTTTCCCCACCGAGCTGAACGACGCGCTGGGTGAGCAGCTGCGCAAGGTGGGTGACGAGTACGGCGCCACCACCGGCCGCCCCCGCCGCTGCGGCTGGCTGGACGGCGTGGTGCTCCGGTACGCCGCGCGCGTCAACGGCCTGTGGGGCATGGCCCTCACCAAGCTGGACGTGCTCAGTGGCCTCAAGACGCTGAGCATCTGCACCGCGTACGAGCTGGACGGCCAGAAGATCACCGAGCTGCCCGGCGACTACGAGGACCTCGCCCGCGTCAAGCCCATCTACGAGTCGCTGCCGGGCTGGGACGAGAAGATTGCCGGCGTGCGGACCTTTGATGAGCTGCCGGAGAACGCCAAGCGCTACGTGCGCCGGGTGGAAGAGGTCAGCGGCGTCCCCGTGGTGTGCGTCTCCGTGGGCGCCGACCGCGGCGAGACGGTGCTCCTCCAGAACCCGTTCCGGAGCTGA
- a CDS encoding YqjF family protein, translating to MRPFLTATWRYLVMLNYEVDPEMLRPLVPHGTELDTWQGKAFASMVGFRFLDTRVRGLAVPFHQNFDEVNLRYYVRHRGPEGWRRGVAFVKEIVPRLAIATVARVLYNEPYVALPMRHTVEMRDAEQGTPGRLEYAWKAGGRWQHLSARTRGAPQASAPGSEEEFITEHYWGYTPQRDGGCAEYRVEHPRWSVWQADGTELDCDVRGLYGARFEPFLRGKPSSAFVADGSEVSVYPGTRLPAGAPGAVATGVDHAA from the coding sequence ATGCGCCCCTTCCTGACGGCCACGTGGCGGTATCTCGTCATGCTCAACTACGAGGTGGACCCGGAGATGCTCCGGCCTCTCGTGCCTCATGGGACGGAGCTGGACACGTGGCAGGGCAAGGCCTTCGCCAGCATGGTGGGCTTCCGCTTCCTGGACACGCGCGTGCGCGGCCTGGCCGTGCCGTTCCACCAGAACTTCGACGAGGTCAACCTGCGCTACTACGTGCGCCACCGGGGCCCCGAGGGCTGGCGGCGCGGCGTGGCGTTCGTGAAGGAAATCGTCCCACGGCTCGCCATCGCCACGGTGGCACGCGTCCTCTACAACGAGCCGTACGTCGCGCTGCCCATGCGCCACACGGTGGAGATGCGGGACGCGGAGCAGGGCACGCCGGGCCGGCTGGAATACGCATGGAAGGCCGGTGGACGCTGGCAACACCTGTCGGCGCGGACGCGCGGCGCGCCCCAGGCCAGCGCGCCGGGCTCGGAGGAGGAGTTCATCACCGAGCACTACTGGGGCTACACGCCACAGCGGGACGGCGGCTGCGCCGAGTACCGCGTGGAGCACCCGCGCTGGTCCGTGTGGCAGGCGGACGGAACGGAGCTGGATTGCGACGTCCGCGGGCTGTACGGCGCGCGTTTCGAGCCGTTCCTGCGCGGGAAGCCGAGCTCGGCCTTCGTGGCGGATGGCTCGGAGGTATCCGTGTACCCGGGCACGCGGCTGCCGGCCGGAGCTCCGGGTGCGGTGGCCACCGGTGTCGACCACGCGGCGTGA
- a CDS encoding FHA domain-containing protein, producing MRFEFEHLGTTTPFELSEGQHLLGGGSEDHIRLDGLPPRLLTLRIEAQRLMVEAARTFSVNGVLAPPGVSRLVMPGEVLGLPEEMCLRVLRENVAERGVGTVAVLKGLLTGAEEPGPSRAATLTCLTGLDVGRTHALAEARTELGRGSEVTLRLRDRAVSRTHARILHGEVGFTLEDLDSPNGVFINGQRVQGRAPLADGDVIELGRSLLRFQAPVEEPPPPPAPPPEAVPAPVEQAPGEAPAPATATTPEVQAPPGTDGVAASPPPRKARGEWWLIGLGALAALAGLVVTYALAGSG from the coding sequence ATGCGCTTCGAATTCGAGCACCTGGGCACCACCACGCCGTTCGAGCTGTCCGAGGGACAGCACCTGCTGGGCGGCGGCTCCGAGGACCACATCCGGCTGGACGGACTGCCCCCGAGGCTGCTGACCCTGCGCATCGAAGCGCAGCGGCTCATGGTGGAGGCGGCGCGCACGTTCTCCGTGAATGGCGTCCTCGCCCCTCCCGGCGTTTCCCGGCTGGTGATGCCCGGAGAGGTGCTCGGCCTGCCGGAGGAGATGTGCCTGCGGGTTCTCCGGGAGAATGTGGCGGAGCGCGGCGTGGGCACCGTGGCCGTGCTCAAGGGCCTGCTCACCGGCGCGGAGGAACCGGGCCCTTCCCGCGCGGCCACCCTCACCTGCCTCACGGGCCTGGACGTGGGCCGCACGCATGCGCTCGCGGAGGCGCGCACGGAGCTGGGCCGGGGCAGCGAAGTGACGCTCCGCCTGCGCGACCGCGCCGTGTCCCGGACCCATGCGCGCATTCTTCACGGAGAGGTGGGCTTCACGCTGGAGGACCTGGACAGCCCCAACGGGGTCTTCATCAACGGCCAGCGCGTCCAGGGACGCGCCCCGCTGGCGGATGGAGACGTCATCGAGCTGGGTCGTTCGCTGCTGCGCTTCCAGGCGCCCGTGGAGGAGCCGCCGCCTCCACCGGCTCCACCGCCAGAGGCCGTCCCGGCCCCCGTGGAGCAGGCGCCTGGAGAAGCCCCGGCTCCAGCCACTGCAACGACTCCCGAGGTGCAAGCGCCCCCGGGTACGGATGGGGTTGCAGCAAGTCCACCGCCGAGGAAGGCCCGAGGCGAGTGGTGGCTCATCGGGCTCGGCGCCCTCGCGGCACTCGCCGGGCTCGTCGTCACCTACGCGCTGGCGGGCAGTGGCTGA